The genome window ATCTATAGATAGTAGTGCTGGCCTGTGTTATTGGCGGCATCAGACGCCTCTGCGGGCCATCTGCTGGTAAAGGCTGCGGCATGACCGGATCAAATCTGTGCCGGGTAATGGCGACATATAAATTATTCCGCGAGGCATAAATGTTTTGACCAGCTCCAAGGTAAGCATCTACCTTTACTTCTTCTCTGATCCGGTCCAGGTTTAAACCGGCTATGAGCAGAAAATTTTGGTCAACACATCCTGGAAAATAACGGATCTGATCAAGGCCGATGTTGACAAAATCGTTTTTTCCAGCCGTGTCCCTGTAGGCGGGAGTGATCTGACCAACAGGCTGTTCATTTTGCATAATGCGGAAGAAATCAACCTGTCTGTTGGCAACCAGATACAAGGAGGAGCCAATTTTCCGGGAAGAGACATAATTGCCTTCAAGCTCTACCTCTCTTACCAGTTTTAGATTGCCCTTATCTTTAAGATCATAAATCAAGGCACTCACAGTCTGACGAGTAAAAAAGGGAGGAGGAAAGATTCTGGGGCTGGTTCCGGGTTCTATCAATGGCATTGGCTTAACCGGGGACCTGGAATGGGAGGTGCCGATGACCACCAGGTATCTGTTATCCACATAAAGTTCCTGGGGCATCAAGTTTTCTCCCGTAAAGTTCACCATGCTGACTATTCTTATATTGCTGGCGGGATAGGCTTCTGCCACCACAATCCGTTGGTTGTTAACCTGGTAGATATATTTTCCATCGGTCTTCACGATATCGGCCTCATCTACCCCCGCGACCTGGATGTTCGTTGTTGAGAAACCGGGGCTCCCGGCAGCGGCACCCGCAGCATCAGGAGATGCCGCAGGAGCGGGAGCGCTGGATAAGGCCTCCCGGGGAGCTGCGGCGGTTCCGGGCATCAACATTTTCATGGTTCTCAGACCGGAATTTTGATTCTCAGCTTCGGCCAGCAGTTTTTGAAAATTTTCAAAGGTACCGACTATCGGAAGAGACGGTTTTTCTTTAATATAAACTGATCTGGTTTCTTCTTCCCAAATAACTAATTCGCCTAATGCTTCGCTGATAAATCTAAGAGGGATCATTGTTCTGCGGTTGATAATTGATGGGGCAACATCCAAAGGCACGCTCTGGCCGTTAATCAGGGCAGTTTTCTTGTTGACAGTCAGTTTTACTGTCACGGAACCTCTATTAGCAGTAATACTGCGATCTGTAGGGTTCCAGTTTACCTGAGCGCCCAAAGCCTCAAAAACACCTCTTAAGGGCACCAGGAGCCGTCCATTGACAAGGGCAGGCCGCATCTCTAAGTCCAGATGCTTACCCTGTAAATAAATTTTAACCTCGCTGACATGCCGATCTGAAGCAAGTAAAGATGTAGAGGCGACGAACATTACCAGCGCCAAAGTCACCGCAGCAAAGAAAAACAAAGAAACTGGTTTTTTCAAGGTATAACACCCCCTGGGGTTTTTTTATTTAGACGTTTTTACTGGCAGAATTGTTTCAAAAATTGTATAGGGTAAATAAAAAAAGGCCCTGCAGGGCCTGGAAAAATATTCAGTTTTTTAAGCTGGCCTCCTTTAGCCAATTATAAAAGTAACTTCAGCCGGCAACAGGGGGGTTTGCGGCATCAAATAATCTCAATCGATAGCCTCTTGATCGGCTCCTGCTATGCCAAAACCCCCATATCATTTAGCAGCTGTTTAGCACTTGTTGTATCAATGCAAGTTTGATCTACCCAACTCATGGAGGTCCGTTAGGAAAGTATGCGAGCCGCCAATACGGCAAGTGGTAGATCACCCTGTCTTTAAGAGATAAACTGTAAACTAATTGGCATGGCCTGAATGGGGAAAAAGAAACCAAAGGGGCTTGGGCATTTTGGGCATTGAATGAGTTAATATTTTTTGCAAAATTACACGTGCTGTCAGGATTCTGGCAGTAAATTCTTTTCCATTGGAAATGAAAGAATAAGATCAGGTTTAGTATTGCGATTGTTATGATTTTCATTGCTCAGCACCCCTTTATGCGGACTGACCATTGTGTGACAGATAATACCATGGGAATTTATGTAAGTCAATAAAATTTTTAAGGAACGGGGACACACCGCTTAAATTAGAGGTCAGAAGTTAGAAGTCGGAAGTCAGAATAGGCAACGTGAATTTACCAGCTTAAGTACAACGGTACGCGGAATGTCCCCATTCGTATTCTATCTGGTTTAAGGTGCGGGGTGATCCCGTTATTGCCGCATGTTTGCATATGCGGGCATTTTTGTTATACTATTCTAGGTAACGCCCAAAATCGCACGGAATCTGTTCCCTTGATGCTGCTTGGGCGCGAGGAAAAGGGGTGGTTTTTTTGGCAGGAGAATATGCCCACGGGAAAATTTTGCCGATCCCGATCGAGGATGAAATGAAGCGGTCCTACATAGATTATGCCATGAGCGTTATTGTCGGAAGGGCTCTGCCTGACGTTAGGGACGGGTTGAAACCGGTACACAGGCGGATTTTGTTTGCCATGTACGAAATGGGAATGGAGCCGGACAAGCCCCATAAAAAATCCGCCAGGGTAGTTGGGGACGTCTTGGCTAAATACCATCCCCACGGGGACACGGCAGTTTATGATGCCATGGTTAGATTAGCCCAGCCTTTTTCCACCAGGTACCCCTTGATTGATGGCCATGGAAATTTTGGTTCAGTTGACGGGGATGCCGCAGCGGCGATGCGCTATACGGAAGCCCGTCTATCAAAAATTGCAATTGAG of Syntrophomonadaceae bacterium contains these proteins:
- a CDS encoding beta-propeller domain-containing protein; its protein translation is MKKPVSLFFFAAVTLALVMFVASTSLLASDRHVSEVKIYLQGKHLDLEMRPALVNGRLLVPLRGVFEALGAQVNWNPTDRSITANRGSVTVKLTVNKKTALINGQSVPLDVAPSIINRRTMIPLRFISEALGELVIWEEETRSVYIKEKPSLPIVGTFENFQKLLAEAENQNSGLRTMKMLMPGTAAAPREALSSAPAPAASPDAAGAAAGSPGFSTTNIQVAGVDEADIVKTDGKYIYQVNNQRIVVAEAYPASNIRIVSMVNFTGENLMPQELYVDNRYLVVIGTSHSRSPVKPMPLIEPGTSPRIFPPPFFTRQTVSALIYDLKDKGNLKLVREVELEGNYVSSRKIGSSLYLVANRQVDFFRIMQNEQPVGQITPAYRDTAGKNDFVNIGLDQIRYFPGCVDQNFLLIAGLNLDRIREEVKVDAYLGAGQNIYASRNNLYVAITRHRFDPVMPQPLPADGPQRRLMPPITQASTTIYRFALHQGRADYSGKGEVPGIILNQFSMDEHNAHFRIATTTGDFWRTDEHTSKNNVYILDREMKITGRIEDIAPGEKIYSARFMGDRGYMVTFRTVDPFYVIDLKDPRAPKILGLLKIPGYSDYLHPFDENHIIGFGKETIEVVQKDRQGREIGTMAFDQGMKMAVFDVRDVANPVERFKAMIGDRGTHSELLQNHKALLFNKEKNLLAFPVTIMEVKKPWDIASGFPPHGEFTFQGALVYNINMETGFTLRGRITHLTAEDYQKAGRQWYSSDRNVERILYIGDNLYTLSKGTIKVHGFKDLKEINSLRIPR